TGACCCCGTGTCCTCCGAACATCAGCGGCCTGAGCCTATCACCCAGTTCGGCCCGACAGTAGAACAGGCCCATGCCAGATGGACCGCACATCTTGTGCGCCGAGGCAGCCATGTAGTCGACGCCCAGCTCCCGCACATTGATCTTCCTGCTGGGGGCCGCCTGAGCGGCGTCGAAAAGCACCTTCGCGCCATATGAATGGGCGATCTCGACCACCTCCTTCGCTGGGAGGGTATATCCGGTCACGTTCGATGTCATCGTCATCGCGACGAGCCGGACCCTCTTGTTCATCGCATGCTCGAAAGCATCAAGGTCGAACGTGCCGTTGGTCGAAGATGGAACTGTCCGGTGCTTCACCCCCACCGACTCCACCATCTGGAGGACCGGCACATGAACCGAGTTGTGCTCGTAGTCGGTGGTCACGACCTCGTCCCCTTTCTTCAGACCGGACCCGAATATGACGGTATTCAGGCCCTCGGTCGTGTTCTTCAAGAAAGCTATCTCTAGGGGGCTCTCAGCCCCGAAGAAATCGGCAACTCTTGCGCGCACTGCGTCGCATCGCAAGGAAACCTCGGTGGCGAGCTTGTGGACGCTCCTGCCCGCGCATGAGGGGAAAGAGTCATAGTACTCGGCTATCGCTTCTGTGACCAGCTTCGGCCTGAGGGTCTGGCAGGCGCTGTCGAAGTATATCGGTATCTTCCCGCCAATCTCCTTGCTCAGGACGACGAAGTCCTGCCTTACCTTGCCAACATCCATCGGAATTCGTCCTGGCATGGCGATGGATGGTATTAGTCATTTCCAGTTTGCAGGAATCAACGCCTCGGAGGGAGCCA
This sequence is a window from Candidatus Thermoplasmatota archaeon. Protein-coding genes within it:
- a CDS encoding cysteine desulfurase translates to MDVGKVRQDFVVLSKEIGGKIPIYFDSACQTLRPKLVTEAIAEYYDSFPSCAGRSVHKLATEVSLRCDAVRARVADFFGAESPLEIAFLKNTTEGLNTVIFGSGLKKGDEVVTTDYEHNSVHVPVLQMVESVGVKHRTVPSSTNGTFDLDAFEHAMNKRVRLVAMTMTSNVTGYTLPAKEVVEIAHSYGAKVLFDAAQAAPSRKINVRELGVDYMAASAHKMCGPSGMGLFYCRAELGDRLRPLMFGGHGVTDTNYASFKLMPAPERFETGLQNYSGIVGTGAALDYLTGIGMDNVLEHEIALNKKITRSLVDVPGVRILKPEDPNQRGGLFSFNIDNLSAHDIAMILDNSKNIMMRSGMHCCHTYFHSRGIDGCARASVYIYNSSEEVDMFIESVKELADGFGKKT